The genomic region ACGACAGCGGTCGAGAGACGCCGATGCTCAACGACCGGCACCACGTCCTCAATCCCGCCCACCAGCCGCGTCTGAAAGGCTTCGACTACGTGATCAACGGCGACTGACGACTTCCCGCGGCCCGGTCCCTAAACTTGCGCATCGTCAATACAACAACCCTCCCCGGAGGCCGGCCCATGTCCACCGCCAGCTCGCGCCAGACCATCTCCGGCCCCGGCATCGACCCCGTTACCGGGCGGGTCGATCCGAAGGCTGTGACGATCTCGGGTCTCGTCCTCGACGCCGCGTACGGCCCGGGCGTCCCCGGGTGGCAGCCCGCAGAGAGCCTCCGCAACGTCGAGCGAGACCTGCCGCCGCCCGGCGTCTTTCCGTACACGCGCGGCCTGTTCCCGCAGGGCTACCGCACCCGCCTCTGGACCATGCGCCAGTTCGCAGGCTTCGGCTCCGCGGACGACACCAACAAGCGCTTCAAGTACCTCCTCAAGGCCGCCAGCACCTCGACCGCCGCGAACACCGGCCTCTCCACCGCCTTTGACCTGCCCACGCTCATGGGACGCGACTCCGACGATCCGCTCTCCGTCGGCGAGGTCGGCAAGTGCGGTGTCGCCATCGACACCATCGAGGACATGCACCGCCTCTACGCCGAGATCCCCATCGACCGCGTCACCGTCAGCCAGACCATCAACGGCCCCGCCGCCGTCATCTGGGCCATGTACCTCGCCATGGCGCACCAGCGCGGCATCTCGTGGGACACGCTCGGCGGCACACTCCAGAACGACATCCTCAAGGAGTTCCACTCCCAGAACGAGTTCATCTACCCGCCGGAGCCTTCTGTGAAACTCGTCGTAGACACCATCGAGTTCCAGATGCGCCACGTGCCGCGCTGGCACTCGGTCTCGATCTCCGGCTATCACATCCGCGAGGCGGGCAGCACCGCCACGCAGGAACTCGCCTTCACGCTCCGTGACGGCATGGAGTACGTCGAGGCGTGCCTCCTCCGCGGGCTGGACATCGACGCCTTCGCCCCACGCCTTTCCTTCTTCTTCAACTCCCACAACGAGTTCTTCGAGGAGATCTGCAAACTCCGCGCGGCCCGGCGCATCTGGGCACGCATGATGCGCGACCGCTACGGCGCAGCGAACGAGAAATCCTGGTACATGAAAACCCACGTCCAGACAGCCGGATGCTCGCTCACCGAGCAGCAGCCTCTGAACAACGTCGTGCGCGTGGCCTATCAGGCGATGGCCGCCGCGCTCGGCGGGTGCCAGTCCCTGCACACCGACAGCATGGACGAGACCCTCGGCCTGCCCACCGAGCAGGCCGTCACGGTCGCCCTGCGCACGCAGCAGATTCTCGCCCACGAGACCGGCATCACCCGCGTCGCGGACCCGCTCGGCGGGTCGTGGTTCGTCGAAGACCTGACCGACCGCATGGAGGCCGAAGCGCTCGGCTACATCGACGAGATCGACGCCATGGGCGGGGGCGCGTGGCGCCGAGGGGCGACGCCGAACGAGAACCTCGGCGGCTACGGAGGCGTCGTTTCCGGCATCAACAAGGGCTACTTCCGACGCCAGATCGCCGAGGCCTCGTACCGTTTTTCCGAGGAATGCGAGGCCGGCGACCGAATCATCGTGGGCGTGAACCAGTACGTCGATGAGAACGAGGAGCGCCCGTTCGACATCCTCACCATCCCGGATTCGGTGGAAACCGAGCAGGTCGCACGCCTCAACGCGTTCAAGAAGTCCCGCGACGCCGCGGCCGTCGCCCGGGCTCTCGATAACATCCGCTCCGCATGCCAAGGCAAACCGGCGTCCACCGTCCATTTTCCACTGTCCACCGCCGACCTCCACCCCACCAACGTGATGCCCGCCCTGATCGACGGCGCGCTCGCAGGCTGCACGCTCGGCGAGATGACCCAGGCGATGGCCGACGTCTACGGCCGCTACTCAGGCGGGCCGGAGTGGTGAATGCAGGCCGTGACGCGAGTCGAAACCGAATCGTCCGGGATCCGCGACAATCGGAAACCGTCTCGCGAATTCCCCAACACCCTCGTGCCAGGCGTACGCCGCTACGCCAAGTCGGCCTCTCCGCGACGTTTCCCAGCATCACGCACGGACGGATCACCGCCCGGAGCGCCCACGGTCAACCCAGCGGTTGTTTGAGCGATCAACGTCCGGCAGGACGTTGTCGGGATCGACGACGACCTCGACCACGCGCCGACCGGCGGGGTTCCAACCGTCGGTCCAGAGTGTCGTTGTCGCCCAGATTTCCACGGGCAGCCGCCGCTCGTCGGATGTGCCGTCGTCGTAGTACACCCGCATTCGAACCGGCATCACCATGTCGCGCCGACTGGCGAGATAGACGCGCACCCATGAGCCGTCGTCAGTGTGCTCCACGCCCGTCACGGCCTGGTCGAGCGTCGCCGTGGAGAGGAACCACCCCCGCCAGAACCACGCCAGGTCGGCGCCCGCCACGTCCTCCATCGTGCGGAAGAAGTCTGCCGGTTGCGGGTGCTTGAACGCCCAGCGGTCGATGTACGCGCGGAAGGCAGCGTCGAACCGTTCCTCGCCCAGCACTTCCTCTCGCAGCAGGACGAGCGCGGCCGCAGGCTTGCCGTACATGAGAAAGCCGAGTCGCCCGCGCCAGACATGATCGGCGTAGGTCGGCGTAATGGGCTGCTGCTGGCCGCGCGCCATCTGGGCAGTGAAGGCATCCACGTCGCTGCGCCGGTCGCGGGCGCCGTCGCCGTAGCGGTCACGGACGGTGTACACGTTCATGAACGAGTTGAAGCCCTCGTCCATCCATGCGTAGCGGCGCTCGTCCGTGTTCACCAGCATGGGGAACCAGGTGTGCCCGAACTCGTGATCGGTCACGCCGTACAGCCCGCGTTCATCGTGGCGTTCGGCGCAGAACACGATCATCGGGTACTCCATCCCGCCCACGCGGCCGTTGACGTTGATGGCGGTTGGGTACGGGTAGGGGTGCCACTGGCGCGAGTTGAAGTCGATCGCATGCCGCGCCATCTGCGTGGCTTGGCCCCAGAGCGGGAGGGCCTCCTTCGGGTACACACTCTGCACGAGAACCCGGCCGTTCGGGGCCTGCGCCGAGCCACGAACGTCCAGCCCCGCCGCGTCCCACACGAAGGCCGCGCTGGAGGCCCATGCGAACGTGCGGACATTCCTCGCCGAAAATCGCCACGTGAGCGGCCCTTCGCCGGCCGGCCATGCGGACGGGGCGCCGACTTCCTCCGCCGAGCGGATGACGATCGTCTCGTTGCTCCGCAGCGCGTTGTCGAGTCGCTCGCGGGCTGTCGTGGTGAGGACGTCGGCGGCATTCGTCAGCGTGCCGGTCGCCACCACGACGTGCGAGCGCGGCGCGGTGATGGTCACCTCGTAATCGCCGAAGTTGGTGTAGAACTCGCCCTGCCCGAGGTAAGGCAGCGTGTTCCACCCATGAACGTCGTCGTAGACCGCTACAGCCGGGAACCACTGCGCGATCTGGAACACAACACCCTGCTCGACCTCTTCGACGGAAAGGCGGTCCACCCCGAACGGCGGAACGTTGAATCGCCACGACAGCTCGATCGAGATCGACCCGCCGGGTTGGAGCGGGTTCGGGAGGTCGATGCGGCCGAGCGTGTCGTACACGTGCAGTTCGACCGGCGTGCCGTCCACCGACACCTGCCCGAGCTCGTAGCCACCCTCGAACCCCTTGCGATACCCGAAGCGGGAGCCTGGTTCCTTCGACAACGAACCGAGGCTGTCGGGACGGAACAGGTTCTGCTCGAGGTGAAGCCAGACGTGGGTCAGCGTGTCGGGAGAGTTGTTGTGGTATGTGATCGTGCCGGTGGCGGACACGGCCTGCTCGCCTTCGTGGAGCGTCGCGTCGATGCGGTAGTCCGCGCGCTGCTGCCAGTAGGCGGGGCCGGGTGCGCCGGAGCCGAGACGCGCCGCGCTCGCAGCGGGAAGGTCCAGCGGGCTGAAGACCGTCGAGCCGTCGGGTTCCGGCGCTCGGAACCCGGCGTCGCTCGTCGCGCCGGCGAGCGAGGGGGTGGTTCTGAGCCGGTTGCTGTCCGTTGCACACCCGCCGGTCAGCAGGAAGATGGCAACGAGCAGGCACGAAAGAACGCCGAGGGGACGGGTTCGCATGGGGGTCTCCGAATCACCGAGGCCAAGGCGGAGGATATCCGGGGAACCCGCGTGAGAGACGGGTCGATTCTCCGTTCGTGACGGGGAGCGCGGTGTGCGCCCCGGTACACACACGAACACAGAAGGAGACCCGCCATGAAACGAAAGACCACGACGGTGTTGGCCGCGGTGGCTTGCCTTGCGGGCGCCGCGATCGGAACGGCCGCGGGCGACCTGCCCAACTACAGCGAGAAGCCCGACACCTGGCGGTCGAACCTCGTGACGATCGAGGGGCCGATGGTGAGCGACAAGGACTTTGCCGGCTGGCTGAAGAAGGCGGACGCGATGGTAGCCGATAAGGGCGGTGCGCTGACGGTCCTGGCAGCGTTCAACCAGTGCTTCGGCGGCGGGTTCCTGGCCGAGATGGAACGCGCGAGACTGCCACGCTTCGGCGCGGTGAGCGCATCGCGGTACTACCAGCCGGCGTACTACCGATCGCTGGACGAGTTCAAGAACGACGCGACCGGCGGCGGCTCCTACTTCACGCGCGCCTGGATCGCCGCGCTCGAAAAGGGACGAACCAACAAGTGGGACGACCGCCAGGTCGCGGAAGAGGCCCACGCCAGGAAGGGCATCGACACGGAACACACCCAGTACAACAGTTCGCAGAAGGATCGCGCCGGCGTCGAGTCGTTCGGCGGAGTCGTGCATTCGATCATCGTGCTGTTCGTGGGCGATCCTGACCCGGACGGTCGCGACAGCAAGTCCGTCACCGAACTCGCCGACCAGCTGGCCAGAGTCTACCTGATGAAGAAGCGCCCGGCAGTGCTCGTGCTCTACGGCGATGGCACGCCGCCAGACAATCTCCGCAAGGAGTTCTCGTGGGAGAAGGCCGACAACAAGAGCCACGCCGCGACGCGCGCCAACCTCGAGCACGCGCTGACGAACAAGGATGGCTGGCTCGCCAGGCGCGTCGGCGAGATCAAGAAGGGCGATCGAGTGCAACTCCTGTTCTGGGCGAGCGACCACGGCAACGCCGAACGATCGGCGTGGTTCTCGGTCGCCCCAGGCTCCAAGGCGATGGCTGGCACCGACATCCGCGCGGACAAGGCCCCGCACTCGAAGGCGTGGGAAGGCGGCCTCGGAAAGCACAAGCTCGCGTGGGAGCCGCCGAACCCGATGGCACGCAATGCCGACGTGAACGCGATCTCGTTCGACAACGACACGCTCCCGCCTCTCGACTCCGTGCTCCCCGGGGAGTTCTACTTCTCCGTGGACGAGCCCTCCGTCGGCGTCAAGGGAAGCGAAGTGCACACGGAGCGGGTCGCCCGTGGCAACCGTCCCGCACGGCGTGCAGCAACCGACATCTTTGCTGGTAACTCCGGCTCAAACCGGCAGGTCGCCGACGGTGAGCGCTCCTTCGCCCTCGACGAGGCCAAGGCCTCGACCGACGATCTCAATGCCTTCGCGTTCCAGCCTCCCGACGCGATCGGCAAGGACGGCCAGCCGACGACTTTGGTCTTCTGGTCGCGCACGGGCAGTTCCGTGATCGAGGTGTACGACCCCGCGCAGCCGATGGGTGCACGGGTGTACGACTTCGTGGACTTGTACGAGGAGTTCGGGTGGCCGAAAGACGACAAGGGCAACCCGACGTTGAAACTCGACATCGACGCCCTCATCGTCAATGTCGACGTCGCCGCTAGGCCCGACCGCATGGGCGATCCCGACCCGGACAACCCTCCGAAGCCTCTCGCGTTCATGCCGGGCAAGGACCGCATTCTCTTCTCGATCAGTCGCGACTCGCATGCGCCGTTCGTCATGGAACGCGATGGCATGCCCTGCGACGTGTTCTCGTTCGACGGCTTCATGCTCAGCATCGTCCGTTCGTGTGCCGAACTCGGGCTGCTCGCGCCCGATCCGGGCAACCCGGACGACAAGACCAAGCCTGACAACCTCAACGCGCTGGAGTACTTCGACCTGCCGATCGGCGAACGCGGCGGCGAGAACGGCCTCGGACTCACGCCCACCATGCACGGCCTGCCCGACTTCCTGCGCGACCACGCCACGGGCGATCCGTCGGCCGACCTGAACCGCGACGGCCGCACCGACGCCCTCGACGTGGTGCGTTACCTCGAAGCGCTCCGGGGCGGCGGTCGGTAGACCCACTCCGACAGGCTGCCTCCGCTGCGAAGCCCGGCCCCGCGCCGGGCTTCGCTTTCGCGCGGGCGGGTCAAGCGATGAAACCGCGAGGCGCCGCTTCCGAGTATGCTGCTGCCATGCCGTGCCTTGTCGCAGCCATCGCGTTCTTCTTCCCTCGCCTGGCGATCATCCTCCTGGTGATCTTCAGCGACTACATCGGGCAAGCGTACCAGACCGTCCTCTGGCCGCTGCTTGGGTTCCTTTTCGCCCCCTACACGACGCTCGCCTACGCCTTCTCGATCCACAGCAACGGCTCCGTCAGCGGCATCTACCTGCTCCTCGTCGTTTTCGCCGTGCTGGTGGACCTCGGCGTGATCGGCGGCAGCGGGGCAAGCGCGAAAGGTCGGCTGAAGGGATAACCGCGCAGACCGCGGCGAAAGATGGAGTGTCCGCAAGGCAGGGCCTGCGGATCGGAAAACCGCCTGCTGATCCTGCCATCCTCAACGCGGCGGGGTATGGTGCTGCGGGAGGTCCGCATGCCGATCAAGGTTCCGGGTGTCGCGGCGGTCATGCTCTTCGTGATGGGGGTGTTCCAAGCGACCGCCGCGTTCGCCTGCTTTATTCCCTCATTCGTCCACGATCGCGTGCCCGAACAGTTCGTCCCAGTCTGGCGGTTCCTCACGCGCCCGATCTACGGCGACACACCGAACGAGGCCGTCATCAAGGCGCTCGCGGTCGCCTCGCAGGTCATCATCGGCACGACGGAAGCGTTCGTCTCGGCGATGCTGCTCGGCGCGGCGCTCGTACCCCGACGGCGCCGCGCGCTGGCGCATCTGGGTCTGAGCGCGTCGATGCTGCTCTACACCGCGTTCATGCTGACGATGTACGCGATGCACGACA from Synechococcales cyanobacterium CNB harbors:
- a CDS encoding methylmalonyl-CoA mutase, with the translated sequence MSTASSRQTISGPGIDPVTGRVDPKAVTISGLVLDAAYGPGVPGWQPAESLRNVERDLPPPGVFPYTRGLFPQGYRTRLWTMRQFAGFGSADDTNKRFKYLLKAASTSTAANTGLSTAFDLPTLMGRDSDDPLSVGEVGKCGVAIDTIEDMHRLYAEIPIDRVTVSQTINGPAAVIWAMYLAMAHQRGISWDTLGGTLQNDILKEFHSQNEFIYPPEPSVKLVVDTIEFQMRHVPRWHSVSISGYHIREAGSTATQELAFTLRDGMEYVEACLLRGLDIDAFAPRLSFFFNSHNEFFEEICKLRAARRIWARMMRDRYGAANEKSWYMKTHVQTAGCSLTEQQPLNNVVRVAYQAMAAALGGCQSLHTDSMDETLGLPTEQAVTVALRTQQILAHETGITRVADPLGGSWFVEDLTDRMEAEALGYIDEIDAMGGGAWRRGATPNENLGGYGGVVSGINKGYFRRQIAEASYRFSEECEAGDRIIVGVNQYVDENEERPFDILTIPDSVETEQVARLNAFKKSRDAAAVARALDNIRSACQGKPASTVHFPLSTADLHPTNVMPALIDGALAGCTLGEMTQAMADVYGRYSGGPEW